Genomic DNA from Hordeum vulgare subsp. vulgare chromosome 2H, MorexV3_pseudomolecules_assembly, whole genome shotgun sequence:
TTATTTTCAGTGAAGTgtattgcactttgtgtctccttTGCATATTTATTCAATTTTAGCTACCTTGTACATCTTTTGCACTTTTACTTACTATATTTATTTCGTTTTATTAAGAAAGCACTTGCTATCTGCAAGTTCCACTAGCTGTCTTTATGTTCAATTACTTCTCATGCTCCAGACTGCAGCTCACTGCATGTCTCTTTCTGTTGTATCCTCAGTTTGAGCATCTGTTGAAAGTGTTTGCTTATAAATTTTACTCTCCTATGCTGTTCTCTTGCAGACGGCAAACAGAAAGCAGTAGCTCCCAGCTTGGAGATGATGGTTTGGGTGATGATAAACATTTCATTTCCACTATCAGTATTCTAAGATTTCAATACTGGTCTGTCTGTCTGACATTTCTTTTTGTTTTCCTGCATACGTTGGGCTGTATAATATTGAAGCTCGCCAGATTGGCAGGGATGATTTAAGGCTGAAGCTTATGAGGAAAGGCTTGACACAGAAGAGCAACAGTGAGGCAGAACAGAATGGAGTGGATCTCCGTGAAAAGCTTTCCAGGAAGTCAAAAAAACTCCAGGGATATGAGGCAAGAAGGGGTGATCCAGAATCAAGGTCTAGTTATGATGAGGGAGAAATCCCAGAATCAGGATCTGGATATGGTTCGAGGGGGAGGGTCCCAGAGTCAAGAGCCTCTACTCTTGTAAGCCAAGTGCCTTCTTCTAGGAGTGCAGATGGGTTGTTCAAGTTGGAGTCTTCAGGAAAACCTTATCCCTCGTGGACCGCTGATTGTTTGAGGTATACGTCCCCAGACAAGCTTCCAAGTGTTCGAAGGGACATGACTCCCCCAAGAAGTGTTCGAAGAGGCATGTCTCCCCCGAGGGCCATTCGGAGAGGCATGTCTCCCCCGATAAGTGGTCGAAGAGGCATGTCTCCCCCGAGAAGTGCTCGAAGAGGCATGTCTCCTCCAAGAAATGTTCGAGGAGGCATGTCTCCTCCAAGAACAAGAAGTGTTCAAAGAGGCATGTCTCCTCCAAGAAGTGTCCGAAGAGGCATGTCTCCGCCAAGAACATATGATCATATCACAAGATCTTCTAGTCATATCACAAgagatgctgctgacacattaagAACCCATCAACCTTACGAAGACAGCTCTACCATGGGGATCGATAGAGGACAACAAACTAATGGAATCACACCATCTGGACGCCGGCCTACATCCCCTGTGCTGGTTTGTATCTCTCATATATCTGAAATTAGCCTGGTTTCTGAATGTTCACTTTATTACTTTATTTTGTGCTCTTCATTTTCAATGATCTTTTGGGACTGTGTCTGTTGTTTGCCCTACAATGTTG
This window encodes:
- the LOC123426944 gene encoding serine/arginine repetitive matrix protein 1 isoform X2, translating into MASTAKVTITLGRSGQVVKRRTISDMGNDDEVPVSGRKRPVRERLGNNVADSDLYGSQQSNKRRQTESSSSQLGDDARQIGRDDLRLKLMRKGLTQKSNSEAEQNGVDLREKLSRKSKKLQGYEARRGDPESRSSYDEGEIPESGSGYGSRGRVPESRASTLVSQVPSSRSADGLFKLESSGKPYPSWTADCLRYTSPDKLPSVRRDMTPPRSVRRGMSPPRAIRRGMSPPISGRRGMSPPRSARRGMSPPRNVRGGMSPPRTRSVQRGMSPPRSVRRGMSPPRTYDHITRSSSHITRDAADTLRTHQPYEDSSTMGIDRGQQTNGITPSGRRPTSPVLKEIPSTVTGLLNSMGLEKYVVLFQAEEVDMAALSQMKDSDLKDMGVPMGPRKKILLAVAPYGKQRHR
- the LOC123426944 gene encoding ankyrin repeat and SAM domain-containing protein 6 isoform X1, translating into MASTAKVTITLGRSGQVVKRRTISDMGNDDEVPVSGRKRPVRERLGNNVADSDLYGSQQSNKRRQTESSSSQLGDDGLARQIGRDDLRLKLMRKGLTQKSNSEAEQNGVDLREKLSRKSKKLQGYEARRGDPESRSSYDEGEIPESGSGYGSRGRVPESRASTLVSQVPSSRSADGLFKLESSGKPYPSWTADCLRYTSPDKLPSVRRDMTPPRSVRRGMSPPRAIRRGMSPPISGRRGMSPPRSARRGMSPPRNVRGGMSPPRTRSVQRGMSPPRSVRRGMSPPRTYDHITRSSSHITRDAADTLRTHQPYEDSSTMGIDRGQQTNGITPSGRRPTSPVLKEIPSTVTGLLNSMGLEKYVVLFQAEEVDMAALSQMKDSDLKDMGVPMGPRKKILLAVAPYGKQRHR